The Lineus longissimus chromosome 2, tnLinLong1.2, whole genome shotgun sequence genome window below encodes:
- the LOC135483451 gene encoding vitamin D 25-hydroxylase-like isoform X2, translating into MTISMVISWLASTLPQSLGQPTVILAAIIGLALLLLLRADERSRLNLPPGPWALPYVGNLLMFAGRSSEPYLVSSELADKYGAVYSLYFGNYLTVFFNDYQTIKEVFVKQSAVFSDRPRSLKLWKETVEGLGLANGKDFDDVHRTTIRSLREAGVGTYKVEQRILTEAEHLCAELEKLNGEPFDCTQVTQSAFSNLTFNICLGERFDDYSDSKFRMMVNHLYNFLDDMRIAMTESFLPILGAFRPDTMISKLKQSLVTMDEVIGEYTSAHKESHIAGCASDCLDLFVERQMKEPDNPLYSDLFINRTIGGVLNGGIESTQTGMRWLLLYFLHYPHIQKRCFDQINEVLGTVEKPSWEMREKLTYVMATLLEVLRHANIAPQGVPHAASRDTMVNGYFIPKDTMVFMNLYHVHMDPKYWPEPKAFKPERWIDGQGKLIRHEAFIPFSIGKRHCLGEQLAKQELLLVTVCLLQKFEFVLPENYKLPDLKGIQKLSLAPKQYLVCVKPRSI; encoded by the exons ATGACG ATTTCAATGGTGATATCATGGTTGGCATCAACACTCCCCCAGAGCCTCGGCCAACCAACGGTCATCCTCGCGGCAATCATAGGTCTCGCCCTCCTGCTCCTGTTGCGAGCAGACGAAAGATCCCGATTGAACCTTCCACCTGGGCCGTGGGCGTTGCCGTACGTGGGGAATCTGCTCATGTTCGCAGGGAGATCATCGGAGCCGTACTTGGTCTCCAGCGAATTGGCGGATAAATACGGAGCCGTCTATTCCCTCTACTTTGGTAACTACCTGAcagttttcttcaatgattacCAAACCATCAAAGAGGTGTTTGTCAAGCAGTCGGCTGTGTTCAGCGATCGGCCAAGAAGCCTGAAGCTCTGGAAGGAAACCGTTGAAG GACTTGGCCTCGCGAATGGTAAGGACTTTGACGACGTGCACCGGACAACCATCCGCTCCCTGAGAGAGGCCGGCGTTGGCACATATAAAGTCGAACAGCGCATCCTGACCGAGGCTGAGCATCTGTGTGCGGAGCTGGAGAAGTTAAACGGAGAACCATTCGACTGTACCCAAGTGACACAGAGTGCTTTCTCCAATCTCACCTTCAATATATGTCTCGGGGAGAG GTTTGACGACTACTCGGACAGCAAGTTCCGTATGATGGTGAACCACCTGTACAATTTCCTGGATGATATGAGGATCGCAATGACTGAGAGTTTCCTTCCCATCCTTGGCGCATTCCGCCCGGACACAATG ATTTCCAAATTGAAGCAATCCTTGGTTACGATGGACGAGGTGATTGGTGAATACACTAGCGCCCACAAGGAATCTCACATCGCTGGTTGCGCAAGTGACTGCTTGGATCTGTTTGTGGAGCGGCAGATGAAGGAACCGGACAACCCATTGTATTCAG ATCTATTTATCAACCGGACCATCGGTGGCGTCCTCAACGGCGGGATCGAGAGTACCCAGACGGGCATGCGATGGCTGCTACTTTACTTCCTCCACTACCCGCACATACAGAAGAGGTGCTTTGACCAGATCAATGAGGTCCTGGGCACGGTGGAGAAACCATCTTGGGAGATGAGGGAGAAGCTCACCTACGTCATGGCCACGCTACTCGAAGTGCTCCGACATGCCAATATAG CCCCACAAGGCGTTCCTCACGCAGCTAGTCGTGACACTATGGTCAACGGTTACTTCATTCCAAAAGATACCATGGTGTTTATGAACCTGTACCATGTGCACATGGACCCCAAGTATTGGCCAGAGCCTAAGGCGTTCAAGCCTGAGCGATGGATAGACGGCCAGGGGAAACTCATTCGCCACGAAGCTTTTATTCCCTTCTCCATCG GAAAGCGCCACTGCCTTGGGGAGCAGCTAGCTAAACAAGAGTTACTTCTCGTGACTGTATGTCTCTTACAAAAGTTCGAGTTTGTTTTACCAGAGAACTACAAGCTCCCAGACTTAAAAGGAATTCAGAAACTCAGCTTGGCACCGAAACAATATTTGGTGTGTGTGAAACCAAGGTCTATATAA
- the LOC135483451 gene encoding vitamin D 25-hydroxylase-like isoform X1: MTISMVISWLASTLPQSLGQPTVILAAIIGLALLLLLRADERSRLNLPPGPWALPYVGNLLMFAGRSSEPYLVSSELADKYGAVYSLYFGNYLTVFFNDYQTIKEVFVKQSAVFSDRPRSLKLWKETVEGIGLGLANGKDFDDVHRTTIRSLREAGVGTYKVEQRILTEAEHLCAELEKLNGEPFDCTQVTQSAFSNLTFNICLGERFDDYSDSKFRMMVNHLYNFLDDMRIAMTESFLPILGAFRPDTMISKLKQSLVTMDEVIGEYTSAHKESHIAGCASDCLDLFVERQMKEPDNPLYSDLFINRTIGGVLNGGIESTQTGMRWLLLYFLHYPHIQKRCFDQINEVLGTVEKPSWEMREKLTYVMATLLEVLRHANIAPQGVPHAASRDTMVNGYFIPKDTMVFMNLYHVHMDPKYWPEPKAFKPERWIDGQGKLIRHEAFIPFSIGKRHCLGEQLAKQELLLVTVCLLQKFEFVLPENYKLPDLKGIQKLSLAPKQYLVCVKPRSI, encoded by the exons ATGACG ATTTCAATGGTGATATCATGGTTGGCATCAACACTCCCCCAGAGCCTCGGCCAACCAACGGTCATCCTCGCGGCAATCATAGGTCTCGCCCTCCTGCTCCTGTTGCGAGCAGACGAAAGATCCCGATTGAACCTTCCACCTGGGCCGTGGGCGTTGCCGTACGTGGGGAATCTGCTCATGTTCGCAGGGAGATCATCGGAGCCGTACTTGGTCTCCAGCGAATTGGCGGATAAATACGGAGCCGTCTATTCCCTCTACTTTGGTAACTACCTGAcagttttcttcaatgattacCAAACCATCAAAGAGGTGTTTGTCAAGCAGTCGGCTGTGTTCAGCGATCGGCCAAGAAGCCTGAAGCTCTGGAAGGAAACCGTTGAAGGTATAG GACTTGGCCTCGCGAATGGTAAGGACTTTGACGACGTGCACCGGACAACCATCCGCTCCCTGAGAGAGGCCGGCGTTGGCACATATAAAGTCGAACAGCGCATCCTGACCGAGGCTGAGCATCTGTGTGCGGAGCTGGAGAAGTTAAACGGAGAACCATTCGACTGTACCCAAGTGACACAGAGTGCTTTCTCCAATCTCACCTTCAATATATGTCTCGGGGAGAG GTTTGACGACTACTCGGACAGCAAGTTCCGTATGATGGTGAACCACCTGTACAATTTCCTGGATGATATGAGGATCGCAATGACTGAGAGTTTCCTTCCCATCCTTGGCGCATTCCGCCCGGACACAATG ATTTCCAAATTGAAGCAATCCTTGGTTACGATGGACGAGGTGATTGGTGAATACACTAGCGCCCACAAGGAATCTCACATCGCTGGTTGCGCAAGTGACTGCTTGGATCTGTTTGTGGAGCGGCAGATGAAGGAACCGGACAACCCATTGTATTCAG ATCTATTTATCAACCGGACCATCGGTGGCGTCCTCAACGGCGGGATCGAGAGTACCCAGACGGGCATGCGATGGCTGCTACTTTACTTCCTCCACTACCCGCACATACAGAAGAGGTGCTTTGACCAGATCAATGAGGTCCTGGGCACGGTGGAGAAACCATCTTGGGAGATGAGGGAGAAGCTCACCTACGTCATGGCCACGCTACTCGAAGTGCTCCGACATGCCAATATAG CCCCACAAGGCGTTCCTCACGCAGCTAGTCGTGACACTATGGTCAACGGTTACTTCATTCCAAAAGATACCATGGTGTTTATGAACCTGTACCATGTGCACATGGACCCCAAGTATTGGCCAGAGCCTAAGGCGTTCAAGCCTGAGCGATGGATAGACGGCCAGGGGAAACTCATTCGCCACGAAGCTTTTATTCCCTTCTCCATCG GAAAGCGCCACTGCCTTGGGGAGCAGCTAGCTAAACAAGAGTTACTTCTCGTGACTGTATGTCTCTTACAAAAGTTCGAGTTTGTTTTACCAGAGAACTACAAGCTCCCAGACTTAAAAGGAATTCAGAAACTCAGCTTGGCACCGAAACAATATTTGGTGTGTGTGAAACCAAGGTCTATATAA
- the LOC135499924 gene encoding N-acetylneuraminate 9-O-acetyltransferase-like — protein MRSTENLNMSARCRRFPFGDLSNVHTVIYTALLICIATTLFILYGRLSARIAPNHHHGIYISEMSLKGKDGAQEYAEKDRSCQKLLSEGRFQHDPLTWRPAGCRMHNYTAIDARRCVTSRGRPIYIVFMGDSRIRELFYTFADLFTADYKERKKLHHHIKFQDDMLNMKLHFLWMPAVNHVQLQQLESWLAMNNSERADLIITSVAIYTQQFSTSPSEASKEALRQYKENITHIVPLIDKLKTSTKVIWRLQDPVEEDQLHGYRARFTNDRINRYNQGAMESLQHSAAEIWSSTRLVFQGCDNPTRDGIHLARLPLHWDSQILFNMFCNKFMGFNKEVCCSR, from the exons ATGCGCAGTACAGAAAACTTGAACATGTCGGCGAGGTGTCGACGCTTTCCTTTTGGGGATCTTTCCAATGTCCACACCGTCATATATACCGCGCTCTTGATATGCATCGCCACGACATTGTTTATTCTCTACGGTCGTCTGTCTGCGCGGATTGCTCCAAATCATCACCATGGCATCTACATCTCCGAAATGAGCCTGAAGGGAAAAGATGGAGCACAGGAATACGCAG AGAAAGATCGAAGTTGTCAAAAACTCCTTAGCGAAGGTCGCTTTCAACACGACCCTCTTACCTGGCGTCCAGCTGGCTGTAGGATGCATAATTACACTGCCAT CGATGCGAGAAGATGTGTCACATCTCGTGGCCGACCTATCTACATCGTTTTCATGGGTGACTCCCGCATACGAGAATTATTCTACACATTTGCCGACCTCTTTACAGCCGATTATAAGGAGAGGAAAAAACTACATCACCACATTAAATTCCAAGATGATATGTTGAACATGAAGTTG CACTTCCTGTGGATGCCTGCTGTTAATCATGTCCAGTTACAGCAGTTAGAATCTTGGTTGGCCATGAACAACTCGGAACGAGCTGATTTGATCATAACAAGCGTGGCAATT TACACTCAGCAGTTCAGCACCAGTCCCTCCGAAGCAAGCAAAGAGGCATTGCGACAGTACAAAGAGAATATCACTCATATTGTGCCACTTATTGACAAGTTGAAAACGTCTACCAAGGTCATTTGGAGGTTGCAAG ATCCTGTTGAGGAGGACCAACTCCACGGTTACCGGGCGAGGTTCACCAATGACAGGATAAATAGATATAACCAAGGAGCTATGGAATCTCT ACAACACAGTGCGGCAGAGATTTGGAGTTCGACACGTCTGGTGTTTCAGGGCTGTGACAATCCGACAAGAGATGGTATCCATCTAGCCAGATTGCCGCTTCACTGG GACAGCCAGATCTTATTCAACATGTTCTGTAATAAGTTCATGGGGTTTAATAAAGAGGTGTGCTGCAGTCGTTAA